The following DNA comes from Enterocloster bolteae.
CCATCTGGTTCATTGAACACATGATGGCGACCATGTTTACATCAACACTGCCATCTGCATTGTAACCGTCAAGAGAACCGCCGGAAAGTACCCTAATCTGTTTTGCATCTCCTATAATCCTATCCATCTTTTCCAGGTGAACGGGCATATAGTCCGCATCTGTCCCGGTATTGATACAGGCATCAGCCTCCGGTGTGCTGTCTGTAGTGCCCTCTTCCCCACAGCATGCGGAAAGCATGCCCACGGTTTTGATTCCTGCTTTTTCCAGACTGCGTATCATCATCATCAGATCCGCGTCCGGATTTCCCGCTCCCTCTTCCACTACCGCTGCAACATCCCAGCCAAGAGACCTGGCCATTCTGACAGCCGCGTGACTGTTGCGTTCCTTATCATGGAGTACCGTATGGGTGGGTGTTACAATACAGCCGGCAAATTCCAGATCCACACCATGGTGCTTATACAGCTCCTTTAACAGGGGATTATTCTGGTGGTCCCATGTGGTATTTTTATCACTGGCAATCACGCAGCATCCATTTACGATTGCACCGTCAAAGATCTCATTTGGATTCATGTAGACAGGATTTGTTTTTCCCGCATTAACCCCGTATATGTAGTTATCATGAATCAGGCCCTGGGCCATAGCCATATAGATGACCCCGGCCTTTGGCAGTTTCCTGGCAGGGTCCACAGGGGTAAGCTGATAAGTCTCATATGCGTCGGCATCAGCATCCATTGCAGCCTCTGCAACATAATTGGCAGCATGGAGCCCCAGCAGCCTGCAGGCAGCTTCATGGGCATGGGGTTCTGTGCCATCCGGGCAATTTCCGACGACTACAATGTTGTTCAGCTTAGAGTAATAACAATAGTCCGCACAGGTTCCCTTCATATCAATCACACCCTCCTGCACACCAACTATGGTTCCTGTAGTAACAATGGCACAGCCTTTAAATACCTTAAGCCGTCCCTCTCCGCAGCCTTCATAGGCCCCTGCAAAGCCCGGGAAGGATGAACCTGCTCCCTTGCCGTCGAGCTTTACCCTTGGCTCAACCACATCCTTAACTGGTATGATTCTCACAGATTCACCTGGTCTTGCGAGATCAATGTCAATGGAGCTGAAGAAAGGATCCGCGATTGCCTCAACCATTTCCTGTTTGTTGATAAACAGGATGCCGGACCTGACTTCTGTTTTTGCGCCGAACCGGATGTCCTTTATATGGACGATTTCCATATCCAGACGCAGGTTTTTATCAGTACTCATCTGCTAACCTCCTCCTGTAAAATATTAAGAAAACGCGTTTTTCCTAAATTTGATTATAGAGATTCAAGTTGATGTAAAGTCAAGGTTTACCTGATAATTTTCAAACAAAAAAAGAGCGGAAAACGCTCTCTTTTTAAATGGTCCATATATCAAATCATTCATTTATTCAGGCAGCTCAATAGGGAACATCACATTGGTGATATAATTCTCAGAACCGCATATATTGGCGCAGCTTATCATGTATTCCTCTATGGGATTGCCTGAAATTTTCAGGCCGTATTCCGCACAATAATCCATCAGTTTTTCATACTGCTCCAAAATATTCCTGTATGGGCCCACATGGGACGTGTAAACACACCACATTTCGGGAAACAGGGTAATACCCTTCATGTCCTCTTCCGGCTTTACCACAGGTAATATCCACTGGGATTTATAAAAAGGTTTTTTTAAATGTTCCATACCAGGGTCCTCAAACCTGGACGTTGCAGGCCCGCAGATTCTCAGATGCTTTTGCTCACATATATCATAGAGAAGCCTGTGGGTGGTAGAAAACTTCTCCTGCTCATAAAAACACCTGTAAACCGGTATGGTGACAGCATAGGCCGCGGGGTAATACTTAATCTTGATAGGAATGTGGTTTTCCCTGCAAATCTTTGCGCTCTCAAAGTACCCTAACCCCATATCCACATTTCTCATCAATTCTTCCAGATATGCCTTTTTGAAAAGCAGATGGTCCAGCTCATCGTTAAGCAGAACCATCCTATTAATCAGTGCCTCACGCTGAAATGTGAGACTGCTTTTTTCACATAGTGCCTTAATGTCTGCTACGGTGAGACCCAGGCGTCTCATCTCGGATATAAACATGCATTTCATGACCTGCTCTTCCGTATAATAGCGGTATCCCGTCTCATCATCCCTTATTTGAGGCTTCAAAACACCCTGTTCATCATAAAAGCGGAGGGCTGTTGCCGGAATCCCTACAATATCGGCAAGCTTACCAATTGAATACAGATTATTTCCCTGCTCATCTCTCATAGAACCCCCCTGTTCTAAAACCTTCCACTTGGTGTAATGTTATTTTACACTATATATAGATACCTTTTCCCGCAGCCTCATAATATTCTGTCCCTGTCAACCCATTATTTCCAGTATATCACGAACCGTAAAATCTTCTACCTGCTTTTGCGCAGTATAGGAATACAAAAGGCTGCCACGAAAAATAACTGTCTGAGTCATTTCGTGTGCAGCCTATGTCTGTGATATGAGAATATCTTATGGCAGAAGTACGATTCTATTTACAGAATGTTTCGCCAGCGTAATTCGGCCGGACTGTGTCTGCATCATGCAGGCAGCCGGTACAATGGATTCATCCGGCAATGTGTTCATATCGGAAGTTTTCTCCGAAGTAATGGTGGTGATTTCTGCTTTTTTCACGGTTTTATTTGGAGTTTCATATTTAATTTCAAGAACCGCTTCCTGGTCACAGGAACGGTTCAGCGCAAAAATAACCGTATTTCCATTTTCGTCAAGGCAGGCCGCCGCATCCACGTAGGGGACACCGGAAAGCGGTTCTATATTTCCAATCTGCTCAGACGTACTGTAGGTTGGCGAGAAAACATCTATGTCTAAAACCTCTTTTAAACGGCTTCCGGAATACATGGACATAACATGGTACGTTGCAGTCCCAAATGCATGACCGTCCTTGCTTACAATGCATCCTCCGGGCCATCCATTCACCAAATCTGACAAATTACACATGGCAAGCTTATCTGTATTCCTTAAAAACATATTGAGCATGCCGGCATTGAAAATAGCGGCCTCTAATGTCTGTTCCCGGTAAGAGTCAATAATGGTTCCCACATTATACTCTGTAACTGCTGCCATGGCAGCCGGATTGCCGCTTTTGCGTATGGTCTCGCATGAGTCGTTTAAAATCCCTTCGTACTTTTTCACGGAACCAGCTGTTGCGTAGTAGATGTCCCTGCTGTCATGCTCGCCCTGTATCTCTTTCTGTGAATACATATGGAGACATACCACATCCATTTTGTCTCCGATGATTTCTGAAATCTTCCGGTTCCATTCCTGGGAAATACTGTCTCCGTCCCCGCCGCATACCATGAAAGTGATGGTCGGATCCTTCTCCTTCATGGCTTCATAAAAGGATAGATACTTGACCGCATATCCGGAGGCATCCAGATGGCCTATTTCCCAATCACCAAAGGTTTCATTTCCGATATCCCAGTATTTGATGTTCCAGGGTTCGGGATGGCCGTGGGCAGCCCTTAACCGGCCGTAAGGCGTGTCGGCCAAGCCGTTGCAGTATTCCACCCAATTTGCGGCTTCCTCCGCTGTCCCGCTTCCAAAGTTGACGCAGATCATAGGTTCACAGCCGATTTTACGGCAGAACTCCATATATTCGTCCATACCAAAGCTGTTATCCTCGTATCCGCCCCAATGCTCATTTTTACGGACCGGACGGGTGTCCCGCTCACCGATACCGTCCTCCCAGTGATAGCAGTCGGCAAAACAGCCGCCGGGAAAACGTATCACAGCAGGGGAAATGTTTTTTATCCGTTCAAATACTTCTCTCCATATTCCGTCTACCGTATCAGAAGGCATGAGAGAACAGCCATCCACCCATAATGTGCCCGCTGCTTTTAAGCGGATTTCCATTGTTCCTGTGTAAGTAACTGCAGCGGATCGAAAATCAAAACAGTATTTTTTCCATTCCCCGTTTACAGAAATGGTTTTGCTTAAAAATTCCCGTCCTTCTTTATCGTAAATTTCAATGGAAACAGGAACCTCCTGCTCAGACTTCATCCAGACATATCCTTCATACCTTCCATTCTGGATACATAAACCGGTCTGCGCGGTTCCGGCATACCCGTCATAATGGTTTCGGTCTGTTATCTTAAGAGAACAGCCTTCCCGGGAAATAGTGTGGTCCCAGTCCTGTTCAAAGTGAAAGGCATCTTTTACACCTGTCCGGTGCCAGAAATCAGGAACTCCGTCTTTTACGTGCTCCGATATTTCAAAACTCCTGTTTTTTAACAGCTGCGCCCACATGCCTTCGTCGATACAGTCTCTCATATATTCTATGAAGTGTCCGAAAATCAGAGGGTTTACAGGCCGTTTATTTCCTTCTTTGATAGTAATTTCCGCTTTCATTTGTTTTATCCTTTCATACCTGTCATTGCGATTCCCTGTACAAACTGCTTCTGCGCAATAAAGTAAGCGATTAAGATTGGCAGAAGGGACAGGCACGCGCCCGCCATAATAATACCGTATTCAACCACATGGGTTCCCATGAAGGTGGCAAGACCAGAGGGAAGGGTTTTCATATTATCATCCGTTGTCAGGAGCAGCGGATACAATAAGTCGTTCCACTGATACATAAAATGAAATATGAACAGGGATACAATGGCCGGTTTGCACAGCGGAACCATGATTTTCCTAAAAATCCCGAATTCCGTGCAGCCGTCAATCCGTCCGGCTTCTTCCAGCCCTTTGGGAAGGGAGATAAAGAAGGAGCGCATCATGAAAATACCAAAGGCATTGGTTGCCCGCGGAAGGACCAGTCCCGGATACGTATTGATAAGGCCAAATTTAAAAATTTCAATGTAGAGCGGAACCATGATTACCTGGAAGGGAATCATCATGGTTCCCATAACCATAAGAAACATAATGTTTTTTCCGGGGAAATTCATTCTGGCAAAGGCATAACCTGCCATGGTGTCAAACACCAGTGATGTAACGGTCACTGCTGTGGAGAAAATAATGGTATTGCGGTAGTATTTTAAAAATGGAACCCGCTTCCATATATTGATATAGGAATCCAGACTGAACCTTCCCGAAAACAGCTTTGGCGGATAGGATA
Coding sequences within:
- a CDS encoding glycine/sarcosine/betaine reductase component B subunit, which gives rise to MSTDKNLRLDMEIVHIKDIRFGAKTEVRSGILFINKQEMVEAIADPFFSSIDIDLARPGESVRIIPVKDVVEPRVKLDGKGAGSSFPGFAGAYEGCGEGRLKVFKGCAIVTTGTIVGVQEGVIDMKGTCADYCYYSKLNNIVVVGNCPDGTEPHAHEAACRLLGLHAANYVAEAAMDADADAYETYQLTPVDPARKLPKAGVIYMAMAQGLIHDNYIYGVNAGKTNPVYMNPNEIFDGAIVNGCCVIASDKNTTWDHQNNPLLKELYKHHGVDLEFAGCIVTPTHTVLHDKERNSHAAVRMARSLGWDVAAVVEEGAGNPDADLMMMIRSLEKAGIKTVGMLSACCGEEGTTDSTPEADACINTGTDADYMPVHLEKMDRIIGDAKQIRVLSGGSLDGYNADGSVDVNMVAIMCSMNQMGMTRMYSVVL
- a CDS encoding MerR family transcriptional regulator; its protein translation is MRDEQGNNLYSIGKLADIVGIPATALRFYDEQGVLKPQIRDDETGYRYYTEEQVMKCMFISEMRRLGLTVADIKALCEKSSLTFQREALINRMVLLNDELDHLLFKKAYLEELMRNVDMGLGYFESAKICRENHIPIKIKYYPAAYAVTIPVYRCFYEQEKFSTTHRLLYDICEQKHLRICGPATSRFEDPGMEHLKKPFYKSQWILPVVKPEEDMKGITLFPEMWCVYTSHVGPYRNILEQYEKLMDYCAEYGLKISGNPIEEYMISCANICGSENYITNVMFPIELPE
- a CDS encoding alpha-L-arabinofuranosidase C-terminal domain-containing protein translates to MKAEITIKEGNKRPVNPLIFGHFIEYMRDCIDEGMWAQLLKNRSFEISEHVKDGVPDFWHRTGVKDAFHFEQDWDHTISREGCSLKITDRNHYDGYAGTAQTGLCIQNGRYEGYVWMKSEQEVPVSIEIYDKEGREFLSKTISVNGEWKKYCFDFRSAAVTYTGTMEIRLKAAGTLWVDGCSLMPSDTVDGIWREVFERIKNISPAVIRFPGGCFADCYHWEDGIGERDTRPVRKNEHWGGYEDNSFGMDEYMEFCRKIGCEPMICVNFGSGTAEEAANWVEYCNGLADTPYGRLRAAHGHPEPWNIKYWDIGNETFGDWEIGHLDASGYAVKYLSFYEAMKEKDPTITFMVCGGDGDSISQEWNRKISEIIGDKMDVVCLHMYSQKEIQGEHDSRDIYYATAGSVKKYEGILNDSCETIRKSGNPAAMAAVTEYNVGTIIDSYREQTLEAAIFNAGMLNMFLRNTDKLAMCNLSDLVNGWPGGCIVSKDGHAFGTATYHVMSMYSGSRLKEVLDIDVFSPTYSTSEQIGNIEPLSGVPYVDAAACLDENGNTVIFALNRSCDQEAVLEIKYETPNKTVKKAEITTITSEKTSDMNTLPDESIVPAACMMQTQSGRITLAKHSVNRIVLLP
- a CDS encoding carbohydrate ABC transporter permease, with the protein product MTRTNNIYRKNTGKIIITILLAALAFIVLYPFIWMLVTSFKPEAEIVSYPPKLFSGRFSLDSYINIWKRVPFLKYYRNTIIFSTAVTVTSLVFDTMAGYAFARMNFPGKNIMFLMVMGTMMIPFQVIMVPLYIEIFKFGLINTYPGLVLPRATNAFGIFMMRSFFISLPKGLEEAGRIDGCTEFGIFRKIMVPLCKPAIVSLFIFHFMYQWNDLLYPLLLTTDDNMKTLPSGLATFMGTHVVEYGIIMAGACLSLLPILIAYFIAQKQFVQGIAMTGMKG